One window from the genome of Balaenoptera musculus isolate JJ_BM4_2016_0621 chromosome 3, mBalMus1.pri.v3, whole genome shotgun sequence encodes:
- the PGLYRP2 gene encoding N-acetylmuramoyl-L-alanine amidase, giving the protein MVVQGILWILYGLLLQPEPGTATLPLLMDSVIQALAELEQKAPAAEAGHTASAWLLSAQDSCAHNALHHFLLEGQNLKTTKLDPPSLSPELQGLIMEVARHGVWDGKECGVVLASDGSTVAVEPLLAGLEAGLQGNRVVNLPLDSTATPPDAGVTFPDIGATVPDERATSPGLRDTSSDVTCADVGAVSPNVIATDLDVGATFPDVRPGSPHVQVTSPDVQASSADTKANFPTTVDSLLVVTLARDLGLNFLQGPQTWSHSLGTEGCWDQLSVPRTFTLLDPEASILTTAFLNGALDGALLGDYLSRSPEPRPPLSRLLSQYYGAGVAGDPGFRSNFRRQNGAALTPTPILTQQVWGALILLQRLEPAHPQLQGMSQEQLAQVATHATKEFTEAFLGCPAIHPRCRWGAAPYRGRPTPLQLPLGFLYVHHTYVPAPPCTDFERCAADMRSMQRFHQHTRGWDDIGYSFVVGSDGYVYEGRGWHWVGAHTLGHNSRGFGVALIGNYTAELPAETALRAVRDELPRCAVRAGVLRPGYALLGHRQLVRTDCPGDALFNLLRTWPHFDKNVKPRTARRSRRSRRRPPPTILLATDLQ; this is encoded by the exons ATGGTGGTCCAGGGTATCCTATGGATCCTGTACGGATTGCTGCTGCAGCCGGAGCCAGGCACAG CGACCCTGCCCCTGCTCATGGACTCTGTCATCCAGGCACTGGCTGAGCTCGAGCAGAAGGCACCAGCCGCCGAGGCTGGCCACACTGCCTCTGCATGGCTGCTGTCAGCCCAGGACTCTTGTGCCCACAACGCTCTCCATCACTTCTTGCTGGAGGGACAGAATCTCAAGACCACCAAGCTGGATCCTCCTTCACTGAGCCCAGAGCTTCAAGGCCTGATCATGGAGGTGGCGAGACATGGTGTGTGGGACGGGAAGGAATGCGGGGTGGTGCTGGCATCCGATGGCTCAACCGTGGCTGTGGAGCCTCTTCTggcagggctggaggcagggCTGCAGGGGAACAGGGTGGTAAACCTGCCCTTAGACAGCACGGCCACCCCTCCGGATGCTGGAGTCACCTTTCCAGACATTGGAGCCACGGTTCCTGATGAAAGAGCCACTTCCCCAGGACTCAGGGATACCTCTTCAGATGTCACCTGTGCAGATGTCGGAGCTGTGTCTCCAAATGTTATAGCCACAGATCTAGATGTCGGAGCCACCTTTCCAGATGTTAGACCTGGCTCTCCACATGTCCAAGTCACCTCTCCAGATGTCCAAGCCTCCTCAGCAGATACCAAAGCCAACTTCCCAACCACTGTGGACAGCCTCCTAGTGGTCACCCTGGCCAGAGACCTGGGCCTGAACTTCCTCCAGGGCCCCCAGACCTGGAGCCATTCACTGGGAACTGAGGGCTGCTGGGACCAGCTCTCTGTTCCCCGGACCTTCACGCTCCTGGACCCTGAAGCATCAATCCTCACCACGGCCTTCCTCAATGGTGCCCTGGATGGGGCCCTCCTTGGAGACTACCTGAGCCGGTCACCTGAGCCCCGGCCGCCCCTCAGCCGCCTGCTGAGCCAGTACTATGGAGCCGGGGTAGCGGGAGACCCAGGATTTCGCAGCAACTTCCGACGGCAGAACGGAGCTGCTCTGACTCCGACTCCCATTCTGACCCAGCAGGTATGGGGGGCCCTCATCCTGCTACAGAGGCTGGAGCCAGCACACCCTCAACTTCAGGGCATGAGCCAAGAACAGCTGGCACAGGTGGCCACCCACGCTACCAAGGAGTTCACGGAGGCCTTCCTAG GGTGTCCAGCCATCCACCCACGTTGCCGCTGGGGCGCGGCCCCGTATCGGGGTCGCCCGACGCCGCTGCAGCTGCCGCTCGGGTTCTTATATGTACACCACACATACGTGCCCGCGCCACCCTGCACGGACTTTGAGCGCTGCGCCGCCGACATGCGCTCTATGCAGCGCTTCCACCAGCATACTCGCGGCTGGGACGACATAGGCTACAG TTTCGTGGTGGGCTCAGACGGCTACGTGTACGAGGGCCGCGGCTGGCACTGGGTGGGTGCGCACACACTCGGCCACAACTCCCGCGGCTTCGGCGTGGCCTTGATAGGCAACTACACTGCGGAGCTGCCCGCAGAGACCGCGCTGCGCGCGGTGCGCGACGAGCTCCCGCGCTGCGCTGTGCGCGCCGGCGTCCTGCGGCCAGGCTACGCGCTGCTCGGCCACCGCCAGCTCGTGCGCACTGACTGCCCTGGCGACGCGCTCTTCAACCTGCTGCGCACCTGGCCGCACTTCGACAAG AATGTGAAACCAAGAACTGCCAGGAGATCTAGGAGATCCAGGAGGAGGCCACCTCCAACGATCCTGCTAGCCACAGACCTCCAATAA